TGAtacattattttcacttttagttTAATTTTGATATTGTTTATTGGCCTATAAATATATAACTTTCTTCTAAATTGTACAAATTAAATTTTCACATAGGCTCTAATGACTCTTTGAATCTCACTGATGTCTGTTGTATGACTACCTTTCCACTTCCAACGCTATTCATCTGaatcttctctctttgtcttgtAGTGAATTTGCCTAATGATTTCTGAATCTTTGTTGTCTTTTCTAAGAGCCATCACTTTGCTTCATTGGTCCCATGTATAATTCTTTTGtctctatttcattaatttcttccctgatcatttttatttgtgtctacGTATTATATTGTTTCCCCAGGATGTTGAAGCATATCATTATTTCTTTCAGGtttattttaaacacacagaCTTTCTAGTTATAAAATTTCCTTTTGGAACAATTTCTGTTACATCCCACAGTTTTTAGtctgttgttgtttcatttttcattcaattctagaattttatatTCCCTGCTTTTCATCATCCTGTATTGTGTTGAACAATCTCCCTGATATGAGTACTGTCATATAGTGTTTTTCTGTCAGTGCCTAATTAATGATCTACAGGACTTTGGACTTCGCCTCTCTCAATCATCAAGGGagtgaagaaaggagagacagcTATAGCAGAAGAACTGGGGTTGGGTGGACTGTGTGCTCTGGTGGAGACTCCCGAGCAGCTCAGACACTCAGGTTGTTTATTATATGCCGTTGAGTAAAGAGAAAAACTTATTGTATACAGCTAAACTAGGAGGCAGGTTCTTCTCATGCAGCTGAATGAGAGGAAGCAGGCTGCCTAATCTCTGTAGGAGGTTTCTGTATGGGAGCAGTTTTAGACTGCAGTCAGCAGGAGGTAGAAACTGGAGTTGATAGTTACTGTGCCCCAGTTTTATCTAAAAAACAACCTTTCCTAACATCAGCAGTTGAACCAGAGAAAATCTTCATCATTTATCTActtgtttgttagttttaaacaaataattactCTGAGCAGAATGAGATGGAGCCTCagtatagtttttgttttcatttccgtAATGACAAAAGATGCTCGGTACCTTTCTGTGTTTATAGTCCATTTTGCTTCTTTGAGATGTGTCTTTTCTGATCATTTTTCTGCCTTTGGTTGGATtacttgattttattatttctctttatattgtGTATATCAATTCTCCGAATAACTGACCAATATTTCTCCCACTctatatggtgtctcttcactttGTTGAatgttattatcattttttttgtaaactgGATGCAATCCCGTGTCAATTATTAGTTTAATTTCCTGAGCTATTAGAAACTTATTAGGAAGTCATTGCTTATGCCAATATCTTGACATGTTTCCCCTGTGATTATCACTACCATTTTCAGAGTTTCTGGTCATATTATGCTCTTTAACCTCTTTTGATTTGATATTTTATAGAGGGTGATATATATAAAGGTCTACCTTTAATCTTCTACATGTGAATATTTAGTTTTCCTAGGAACAATTTGATAAAAAGGTATTTCTTCCAGGCGTTTGtgacatcatttaaaaatgatactattaataataataacaataataataactgttgaacatcctgaccacagttttcctttcccctctcctcccagtcaTTACCACCTCACAGCCCCTCCACATCTACTCTGCCTCCTCTTTGCTTTCTATTCAGCAAAGAGCAGGCTTCTCATAGATGTCAATCAAACATGCagatcaagttgcagtaagactaggcacctcccctaGTAtgaaggctgaacaaggcaattCAATATGAGGAAAGGGGTTCTAAAAGCTGCCAAAAGAGTCAGACAGCCTCTGCTCACActgtcaggagtcccacaagaagacacAGTTACATAACTGTAACacagggcctaggtcagtctcatgtaggctccctggttgttggtttagtCTCTATAAACCCCTATGagaccaggttagttgattctgtgaattttcttgtgttctttatccTTTTGCCTATTacaatcctttcttcctctcttttgcaggattccctgagctctttcTAATGTTTGACTTGTGGATCTCTGCAACTGTTTCTATTAGTGACTGGGTGGAGCCTCCCTAATGACTATTTGGCAGCAATATCTCTAAGTATAGCAGGATAGCATTAGCTATCATTATATGGACTTTCTTTTTAGTCCTGCATATTTCTTTCCTAGGTCTCTGGATATTCAGCCTTTGTATCCAGGCACTCAAAGTAGTCTCGGGGGTGAGAtccctctcatggcatgggtTGACTGTCATTGTTGACTTCTCTCCCAATTTATttctgtgtcaccattgcccGACCACATCTTGTAGGCATGACAATTGTATGTTGAACATTGGTGCCCAATCCTTCCACTGGATATCTTGACTCAATATCTAtctctcagtttttattgttcatgttacatttggtgcccaacatgtggCTTGGgtccacaaccctgagattaacaGTCTCTTGCTATGTGGACTGAGATATAATCCCACATTGGCAGCCACTTGTAAACAAAAGTTTATCTCTGGGCAGGTCAGAAATTTTTGTCCATAATCTTTGTTGGAGAATAAATGTACAGGTTTATTTTCTGGGTACTTAATCCCATTctagtctctctgtgtctgccttaGAGCAATATGTTACTCTATGCTTTGCCACAACTCTGTAGTGCACTTTGAAGAAAGGTATTTTTGAGTAACCAGCGTTATTGTTTTTGCTCAGCATTTCTTTGGATAATCACATATATCTGAGTTTTCATATGCattgtaagatttttttctagatctgtGAAGAGTGTTATTGTAATTAGATGAAGGGTTGCTTTAAATCTGTGGTATGTCTTTCTGTAGTATTACTATCCCGACAGTATTATTTATCCTGATGCTAAATAATGTTACTTTGTCTGACCTTCGTGATTCTCAACACTCTTTAGGGCTCCCATcaattgtgtgtttatgtgtgcttacatgtgcatgtatatatgcatatgtgtatgtctgtgtgtgggggggtgtatgtctctgtgtgtgtgtttattggtgtggaagccaaaggtcaatgtcaggtgtctcctcagtcactctcgatcttctttctttttttttaaccagttttaattgtttttattgagctctacatttttctctgctcccctcccttcctcccccctccccttcaacaacCTAagtgctcctcaactgaagaataaataaggaaaatgtggtacatctatgtaatggagtactacgcagcaaaaaaataataatgacatcttgaaatttgtaggcaaatggatggatctagaaaacatcatattgagtaatcCATCTTATTTCTTAAGAAAGGATCTCTCACGTAATTCAGCCAGCCTGGATCCCGAGCTTTATATGTGTGTTGGTTTCTGAGGGACTGAATTCAGAACATCATCGTATAAGAAGCATAtcaccagctgagctatcttctCAGACCTTCCTATTACATTTATATTGCTTCCCAGAGGtcattctctctttcttagaATCTGATGTTTTCCTTGTTGCCTTGACTCTTCTTAGTCACAGAGTCTTACAAAGAGAAATTCTTTTATGCAATCTTGCTACTCCGTTTGTGAATTCATTTATTCTACTCTATGTTTTTCTTAATCAGTCACTCACTAGTGGATATTTAGGTTACCACTAGTTTTTTCAcgtatatttatttgcttatttatataatttgaacTCTAACACATCAAAAGAAAGTCCTGCAAAGAAAACCGTTATGGGTTTCCATGTTAGTTTTCCTGGAATCGGCTGGAGTTTCTTAATAAAAGAGctcagtgaggagcagaaggagggagaacctgagcaaagaagtcgggaccacgaggggtgcacccacccactgagacagtggatctgatctactgggagctcaNNNNNNNNNNNNNNNNNNNNNNNNNNNNNNNNNNNNNNNNNNNNNNNNNNNNNNNNNNNNNNNNNNNNNNNNNNNNNNNNNNNNNNNNNNNNNNNNNNNNNNNNNNNNNNNNNNNNNNNNNNNNNNNNNNNNNNNNNNNNNNNNNNNNNNNNNNNNNNNNNNNNNNNNNNNNNNNNNNNNNNNNNNNNNNNNNNNNNNNNNNNNNNNNNNNNNNNNNNNNNNNNNNNNNNNNNNNNNNNNNNNNNNNNNNNNNNNNNNNNNNNNNNNNNNNNNNNNNNNNNNNNNNNNNNNNNNNNNNNNNNNNNNNNNNNNNNNNNNNNNNNNNNNNNNNNNNNNNNNNaaaaaaaaaagagctgtacCAAGGATGTACCTTACCTAGTTTGTAAGATATTGACAATAATATTGTAAATTGAtattttttgtctgtgttagcaaaGTGTAAATTTCTTGTTCACTCAAATCACAACCAGCAATTTACATAAAAAACTGTATTCTTGAGCTgttcctgcccctcatcagctgcagcaatCAGAAGAGTGGGCCCTATACCTTGATTGATCAATACAGTAGAGCTGGCCTTGAAAGTGTAGGTATGGGAAAACCCACCTGGAAGACACGAAAGCCAGAGACCTAGCCCTGCATTTTGTTCATTCCATCGTGACTGAAAGgagtgaactagccagggcaatgttGGAGAGCTTACCTTGGTAATGAGGATGCAGAGAGCTGGTAGGCTGATCAACTCTGCAAATCCCCCGGCCCAGAACCAAGTTATGTGTTGGCCCACCCCATTATTTATCCTACCTGTGATCTGTTGGAGTATAGGGATGGGGACAGGGGTTGTATCTGTCATATGGACCCAGGACTGCAGGATTTCCAAGACACAGGGTAGAAAAGGGATGTCCAGAAAGAGACCCAgagagggcccagcatcaatggTGCAGCACAGAAcaggggccttgaaccagaccaatgattctttgcaATAAATGCCAACATGTAAAAGTGTATGGATGAAGGGATTTCTTGCATGACTCAcagtgtcacactgcagcttctacggtgagatttttttccccttcttcctgtttttctcttaaattttatcttgtttttttttttaaaaaatttttgcaGAGGTCAAGTAGGCTCAGGAGGCATTATGTGAAtgacacaaggaataaataaataatgtaaaaaaccTGTATTCTCCCTGACTAAGAAATTGACATTAAATTCTATATCCCTTTTCTTTAGCGTATATATTTCCAATTTCTATTAAGATTGAGGGTTTTCATATTCTTAATAAATTATGTGTGCATTTTATGTAAGTTGCTTGCTTATAAGTTTCCTTCCCCCAATTTTGTCATGTCTGTGGGTGTTCTTCCATGGATATTAACTTCGTttaaattgtttcatttatttaattaaataaatgaaataaactcaATACAATAAGTTTGTATTGAGACCatgatgtttctttctttatgaaaaaCTTGAGTGTGCTATTAGTATAAATCATCAGCCTTATCTTAACAGTATAATCTCCTATTTTCCATCAGTAAAGGAAAACATCCACTTCTCTCAGCTTAACCTAATATTAAACTATAATAAAATTCCATCCTTTTTATTCAATATGACATCATTTCTAAATAGTCTTGAGATATTTATAATTTGTGTAAATAGCCaatgtttttcaattttcaattcattaattttaatgtgcaaaataataggtttcattattatattttcaaatatattctacTGTACTTTTTATAGGTACTCCTCATTATAGTCTCTTATTCCTGTCTTCTGCTCTGCTCAGACAGTCCTTTCATGCtatattttcctaatttttgaTGTTGTatgatacttgatttttttttgctattctaaatgttttataattcttCTTCTGTATACTATAGCTTCACTGAGGTATGTTGAGAAaggatttatatttttctgtttgacACTCTATGTGATTTAGTTAGAatgcacttttattttaaaaatatatattaacacATTGTCTCTTTGAATCCTGCTCCTCTCACTTCTAGGGCTGATTTTGAAACATGTGGCACTTTCTTGCAACACACTCACAGTTTAGCTGCTAGTTCACTCTCTATCTCCTGTCCCTGAGGGCTCTTCAGCAGGAAGGTGTCCTGTAGAGCACCCAGATTCTGCTCTCTGTCTCAGCTCTTTCTGAAAGCATGCTTGAACCATTACTCTTCTGCCATATAGATCTGTCTCAAGTCTCAGGAGGGCTGCACCTCCAGTCTCAAGGGGTCTCGGTCCACTTGAAATGTTTAACATGCTGCTGAGCATTTGGAAGTCATGCTTTTACTATTCCTGCTTTAAGAAATCTCAGATCGTGTTGTTGTCAGACCTTCCCACTAGGTTCCTTGTTCAATGAGAGCAGTGGTggttttttgcctttttattattcttgctttAATAGACATGcaggaaatgaaaatgtagagATAAAGAACAGTCAGGGATTATCAAAACTTCGGGCTTCTGTGAGTAATTTCCCATCAGTTTTGTGGTTTTCATAATAGTTGAGGTTTTAATTTGGTGTGAAAATTTAATTGACTAAAGGCCAGGGATAGTTACCTTCGCGGTGGAAATAGAACACAGCCCAATGACTCAAGATAGTTTCCTTATCTCATGTATCTATTAACCTTCCATAACTGCAGTTTCTACTCTGACTAAAAACTAGAGAATATGTCAGTAACCATATGGTCTTTTATGAGTAAATTTCTGCTAGAACATTTCTTTTACAGTAATTGAGAAAGTTATAAAACTATGTCATCTGTAGCAATCAGaggtaaaattttttttcacaatttgACCCAAAAGAACAATCCTCAGAGCATttattagcaaatattttctgaGTCCCCATAGGTACTACTCACTACTTAGAATACTACAAGGAGCAATAATCAAATACCCTACAGTCACTGAGAATAGACAGAGTctacatgaaaaataatatttccatACTCATGTTGCTACTcaacatgtatttaaaattattttaatttttggaatgaaaaaatagttattttgaaatatttactaaatTAATGTGACATACAGTTACTGGAGGAGTGGAAAGTTTTCCATGAAGATTGACTCCTGAactaagttttcttcttttttttttttttttaaagatttgtgggCATTGATTTGCTCAAAAGATGTGTGGGGGTGAACATTTCGTAAAGAACGATTACCGTGTACAAACGTTCTGTGGCAGGAAGTAAATTGACAATTATGAGAGTTTAAAGGATGGCCTAAAGATTTagttaaaggaaataaaaagagaaaatatttggaaCTAAGGATCTGAAGGAATTTTGTGTGTTAAGAGTAAAGTTTTAGGCTAGAAACTTTTGGATTTAGACAGCATTTGTCATTTGCAAAATTCAAATTCAAGAACTGCATGttgaattaagaaaaacaaaacacaaaatgtccaaaatattttaagtgagctTATGATTTTATGCTGGGCCTCATTTGGCTATCCTCAGCGTGTTTGGGGTGCTGTCTTAGTTATGCTTTCTACTGCTgcgaaaagacaccatgaccacagcaactcttataaggaaacatttaattgggtctggcttacagttcaaaggtttaatCTGTTATCATGGTaagaaacatggtggcatgcaggcagacatggtgcttgcgagatagcagagagttctacatccagatctgcaggtgacacacacttcctccaacaaatccaTACGTACTTCAACCAGGTCACACCTCCTGACAGTTCCACTCCCTATGGGCTTATGGTGGTTGTTTTCATTCACATCACTGCATGGCCTAAGAAAGGACCATCATCTTATTAAAAGTCCAGCCATTATCCAAACTGTTCAGATCATTGTTCAGTGTGGAAGTGACGCTTTGGGACTTTCTAAATGCTAAATCAGAGGTGgtttcacctttttatttttaaatattggccATATTTTTGCATCCGATTCTACCCTTTGGTGGTGATAGAGGAATCAAGAAGAAAACTTCATATTACTTTTCAGGGTTATATGATTTAGTACTTTGTGTGATGGTCACTATCTCTAAATTTATTGACTAAAATCTTGAGGTGGCTTTGGCATTACCAGTTCAAGATCAGTCAGTGCTTCTGTTTAACATCAAAACTGACCAGAAAAGAGTAGCTTTATGTGTATCTTGCTTCCAGTTGCTCTTCAACACCATTACCTTGTCCTTTCCACCAGGTGGTTGACCAGATTGATACCCTGACTTCTGACCTACAACTGGAGGATGAGATGACCGACAGCTCCAAAACGGACACTCTGAACAGTAGCTCCAGTGGCACAACAGCTTCCAGCATAGAGAAGATCAAAGTGCAAGCCAATGCCCCCCTCATTAAACCTCCAGCCCATCCATCTGCTATCCTCACGGTTCTGAGAAAGCCAAACCCTCCACCGCCTCCTCCACGGTTGACACCTGTGAAGTGTGAAGAGCCTCCAAGAGTGGTACCAACTGTCAATCCGGTCAAGACCAATGGCACCCTTCTCCGGAATGGAGGCCTACCAGGTAGACCCAACAAAATTCCCAACGGAGACATCTGCTGCCTACCGAATAGTAACTTGGACAAGGCTCCAGGGCAGTCTCTGATGCACAGACCTGAAAAGGACAGAAGTCCCCAAACAGGGCCTCGGGAACGAGTTCGGTTCAATGAAAAAGTACAATACCATGGGTATTGTCCTGACTGTGAGAGCCGCTATCACATAAAGAACAGGGAGGTCCATTTGCACAGTGAACCAGTCCATCCACCTGGAAAGCTCCCTCACCAaggtcctcccttccctcctgcacCTCATCTCCCCACTTTCCCATTAGAAAATGGGGGACTGGGAATAAGCCACAGTAACAGCTTTCCCCCTCCCACACCTGCAGCTGTGCCTCCTCCCACtgcaccaaaaccacagaagaCCATCTTGAGAAAGTCCACCACGACCACAGTGTGATGTCTGCCATTTAagaaaacttttttgtttgtttttaattttctatatgaTAAATGATAAGTAATGAGCACTTTCTACTCAAGCAATAAAAAAGCCCAAATATATTAATCTGCATTCAACAAAGTGGCATAAAAATCACCTGGTAAGTATGCAGTGATGCTTCTGTCCTGGATGTACATTGTTTTACATGTCCGATCATCAGAAACTGccaaataatgagaaaatatgaatgcATTTTATCTTTTTGCAATTGACCTATGACAAACTGTGACCTTCAGATTCCAAgtattttgatttattataaGAGATGGGAtatcaaatattttgatttattgatgAAGTCAGGGCAATTCATTTCATTCATGTCTAACTCATCTATGCATTGATGAAGTCATAATCCTCCCTTTGATCTAAtgttttttaataagaattttaataccgaaggactattttattatttttctaatgatgTTTGTCAATAATTTTGCATCATGAAATGCTGAGGACAATaccaaaaagtttattttctataCTATACAATTATGAATCATGTGTTCAACTACatgtgtaataaaatattttgagcttTGGAAATATGTCAATAAATAATGGTAAATAATGAGAAAGCCTAATTTTCCTATGGATTAATATGAAGTATGTATTCCTTTATATAATCATATTATCATTCACTGAAAGTTGGAGGCAAGTCCCAAGAGTTTCAACAAGATGACGTTGATTGGATATTAGAATTTCTATATTAAATCTCATAACCCATTTGGTAAGTACATCCTTCCAACAGTTTCATATATACACCTCCATTATGTTACTTCTAGAATCATATGTTGAAAGCCTTGGATGTTGTCAAGCCGTTTTTCAGAACACACTGTAGAGAAGGATATTGAAAGGTTGGAATTTTTGCCTTCTGCCCACCTGCACAAGCTCAAGGTTCCTGAATAGATTCACATTTATAGGAGGGACGGTGGCGGTGTCTCAGGTCACAGGGTATGTTAAGCCAtggcctttcccttctctcttctgagTTAAGGACATCAGGGGCTTTTTGATGTCCCATATAAGAATCTTTTCCTTCTGCCATCAAATACAAGTCTTTCTCCTCAGTAGTATTTGTCAACTTAAGAAATGTACCATGGGTCAGCCAGTTTGCAGCTGAACTGATATGGAGAGATGTGATATTTGACATTGGAGTTAAAACTTATTTATCTCCACCAGAATCATTGTGAGGAAATGTGCCAAGAGGGAAAAAGGTATTTTAAGGGGAACAGTGGAGAACAGTGTCTTGATGGGAATTGTTTTATTGTGTGATCTAAAAAGTATTGTGACCTTTTCAAatatttgccttttaattttaaaactttaacttTTGCTGCTACAGCATGGTAGTTTTATGATTTGGAATACCCTTTCAAATAGTTTTCTATTGAAATATGACTATGTATTTTGGgaagaatatagaaagaaaatagcatttatgatttaaatgaatgattgaatgaacaaaataaataaggaacaGTGAATGTCCTGTTAAAAATTTACTCAGTGTGTAAATTTTATCCTTTTGTGTTATCCATGAGGGTGATGTAATCTTAATAATCCAATATTTCAGAAAGcgataaaacaataataaagaaagacaatGATCTGGTATTTATTAGCTGTATGATCAGTGTATTTAAGAGTTACGACCcaggtaaataaataattgaattgtTGAATACCAAATAATGTGTTCTTAGCTTTTTACTTCATGAATTAtcttacaataaaaatttttgtAGTTAAATCAAccttttacatttaatatattagTGCCTTTTACACTCCAAATGAGTGTTAGATCctgaactttattttcttcctgtaattcatttttgtcttttgcaACCAGTTACTAAGACCTAGCAATCACCATATGGATTCAGGTTTTGACTCATGTCGATGTCAATGTCTGGGAACCATACTCATCTCAATGTTTCACAGATAATTCACAGAACAGAAAACTTTCTTCTAGTGCAGTAAATTGAATAAGCCGAATCATTGAAATTGTTTGAATAAGGACGTTGACTTATAtccatagaaaaaaatcttacagaTATAGATGCATCTCTTTTCTTCAAAACATAGACAGTTTCTTCATGAAAAACCATCTTTTTCTATGTAATTGGTGACTGTATCAGTTCCTAAATAACAATATTTGTAGCTAACTATCCACCTAGAATGCTGAGTCAAATTTCAACTAAAAACTTCATGGCCATTGgcttacaaatatatatatatatgagtatatatgtggTTTTTGcagaatttattattttgccACACTTACTGGAACATGTACATAGAAACCTATAAACAACGTAACAAAATTAACATAGAACATCGTAATATTTTCCTGGAGACATATGATTAAAATGTCACTCATTTTTGTAATCAGCCAACATTGCTTGCACAGTTGAGAAGTTGAAGTGCATATTCTGCTTACTATGATATAAtaatcatttctctttctaaagaaaaataaacacggctgaaaacactttctttattttctcaaaagcAGCTACTTACCAGGCTATGCATTTGTGAACTTTTATTTACATAGAGTTTGCCATAGAGTTCATGGCCGTGCTCCATTGAAGGTGTGATTCCTGCTGAGTGTGACATGGGAGACGCTGCCTGTGAGAACAGCCCTTCATAGTGCGGTTCCAGAATATGTTTCCATAGACAGGATAGTTGTTAATTAAAGAAGAGTGTGAATTGCTCTGCTTTGTTCAGGGTAGACAAGTATTTTCAAATTTGAAAtgctatttaaaattcttttttaccTCCCAATATTTGCAACAATTTTATTAAGGTGTCAGTCtatgatttttagattttttttttttttgaaacaagatttctctgtgtagctctggctgtcctagcactcactctgtagaccacactgaccttgaaatcatagagatgactctgcttacctctgcttcccaaatgctgggattaaaggcatgtgccaccatgtccagttagACCATTCTTaaactaagtaaaatattttcaggaaaatgcaGAAATATACAAGACTATAAAACTTCCCCccaattgttattatttttatgtttcctcATTAATTTACTAATCCTGGGAAGAAATGCATTTGTTCACAAAGATGGCTTAATTGACCTAAGAAAAGCACTTAGATTTGAAGCCAAACTTCGCTGCTATTGTTCAAAAAGTAGGGCAAGAAGACAGTTTTTATGACGTTCTTTGGACAGATTAGTATTTGCTTTCAGCATGATCAAGGCATCACCTAGGGGGAGTATTCTGCTATTCAGAACCTTTTAACTTTAAAGTTCAGTTATGACTCTCTTTTTGGTGTTCTGCGAACAAATTCTGAATAATTACATTCTTAGTTGTGTGTAATCAAGTCAGGAACCATTTCTTACCTACATGTATTTATGGACTATATATGGCTGAGACCCATAATGATcctaaaactttttctttttttctctttgtctcctcaTTCTTTCTGTGTAACGTATTTTCCTGCAATGTACTGTTAAAACTGGAGCAAAAGATTGTGCTGCAATTTACTTCACTGAAATACTGGTGGTTTCTAAGTGAGGAAATGATTTATGAGCAgcagagtttttaaaaagtcgTATCACATAATTAGGTAAAGTGCTTGGACTATGACAATTACCACGCATTATCATAAAATCACACGGCATTTTCTGGGTCAATGTGTAGCTGTGGCACTGCAATTAAGTTTTCAGAGTAAACATTTCAGAGTTTTAGAGGCATTGACTTTGATGATTCCTATATAATGACAGACAATGATGCAACTACTAAGGCATGCGGCCGCCTTGAATACACATTGCAGTTAGCATCACCTACATGACACAGTGATTATGTGGGTGGTGTCCCATTTGGAGCACTTAAATTCATCTTCCCTGGCTCTTATGaaaggagtattttttttttctgggtgttttTATGTTGGCATGATGCCTTATGCCTTTTCATCCCCAAACATCAACACGGAattgtgttctttgctttcttgagCGCTGCACAACTTTTCTTCATTCCAAATTGTTATTTTGATGCTTGGAAGGGGTTACCTAATGCTGTTTTGACATTCGTAATGTGTCTGATCTTTACAGGATATAAAGGGGGATTTCAGACAATTTCGCCACCATCTAAACAGAATGAGTCCCTGAATAATGCAAGCCTCATTTGCTCATGTCTAGTAACAGCAGTGTCACCTGCCAGCTTTTTCTCTCAATGCAAACACTGTTATTATGAGTCTTTCTCCTAAGGAGGTCTGATCCCATCGCATTCACGCTGTCGACCCTAGGCTGTCACTTTATTTGCTAGCATTTCCTTTGTGAATTTCACCTACTTAGCATTGACCCCTGACAACTAGAATAGCGCTGGTTTGCAACGGGACCTTTAAGGAGCCAGTGTGATACAGCTCTCTCTAATGAGGGTTGCCATTCTTTTGTTATTAGACAATGGATGCAATTTCCTTCAAGCTTAAAATATAACTGTCAGTTCTCATAACATCGAAGGGGGTTTTGGAACAGCAAGATAAAAATGATGTGTGTATAGTGGGGGTTAGGGTTCATTGCAGCAAGACATGTGATACCAAAT
This sequence is a window from Microtus ochrogaster isolate Prairie Vole_2 chromosome 18, MicOch1.0, whole genome shotgun sequence. Protein-coding genes within it:
- the Prr16 gene encoding protein Largen, which codes for MSAKSKGNPSSSSAAEGPPAASKTKVKEQIKIIVEDLELVLGDLKDVAKELKEVVDQIDTLTSDLQLEDEMTDSSKTDTLNSSSSGTTASSIEKIKVQANAPLIKPPAHPSAILTVLRKPNPPPPPPRLTPVKCEEPPRVVPTVNPVKTNGTLLRNGGLPGRPNKIPNGDICCLPNSNLDKAPGQSLMHRPEKDRSPQTGPRERVRFNEKVQYHGYCPDCESRYHIKNREVHLHSEPVHPPGKLPHQGPPFPPAPHLPTFPLENGGLGISHSNSFPPPTPAAVPPPTAPKPQKTILRKSTTTTV